The Arcobacter lacus region ATATTTTTAGAAAAATCTACAAAAAAACTATATGCAAATTTAGAATCACAAGTAAGCCAAAATGAATACAAAAAAACTAAAAGTAAATATCTTCCAGCTTTAAACCTAACTGGAGCAGTTGGATATCAAGATTCAACTACAAAAAAATCGCAAGATTATTATAATTATGGTGCAAGCATAACTATGCCTTTAAATTATACGTTTTCAAATGACATAGAATATTCAAAACTAGTATATTTACAAAATAGAAAAAAGGAAGAATTAACATCAATTGAACTAGAAAAAGTTTATGATAGTTCAATTGAAACAATAAAACAATTCGAAAATAGAATAAATCTTGCATTAAATGATATAAAACTTTATGAAGAACTTTTAGAATTAAATCAAGAAGAGTTTAATGCTGGATTTAAAGCAGATGAAGATGTTCAAACACTGAAAAACTCGAAAAAAATAAGAAAATTAGATATTGAAAAATATAAATTAAATATTAAAAAAGAGCTTTTATACATATATTTTCAAACAATTTAATCTAATAATTCTTTTTAAATTTGCTTTTATTTATTTTTTCAGATACAATCGGCGTATTAAAGATGATTTAGAGTTTAATCACATCTTTAGTTTGCTTTTATTGATACTCACAAATTAATACTAACACCTAATAAAAATAAAACTCCATATTACACTTTATCTATAGCTTCATATATGAAGCAACATCAAACAATAAGGAATTGCAAATGGCAAATCAAAATATCGGAACAGTAAAATGGTTCAACAGTGAAAAAGGTTTTGGGTTTATCCAATTAGAAAATGAAGATCAAGAGTTTTTTGTTCACCATAGTGAAATTAATTCATTAAATTACGGAAGATCTACATTAAATGATGGTCAAAAAGTATCTTTTGAAATCGGTAAAAACGATAAAGGTCCTCAAGCAAAAAATGTTAGAGCTATCTAATATAAAAAACAAAATAAATTATAAAGGAGAAAAATGTCAATAACAAATGTTAGTATGAAAGCAAAACAAGTAATTTTACTAAGACTTTTAAACGATGGTGAAAGTCTAATAGATGCAAGTTCAAAATCTGGATTATGTATCAAAGTTGCAAAAGAATATTTAAGCAGCAAATAGTTATTTTATCTAAATAAAAGATAATTAAACAGTAGTAATTTTATAGCCAATCTTTGAAAAATTATATAAGCAATCTTTTGGAAGTTTTTTTCT contains the following coding sequences:
- a CDS encoding cold-shock protein; translated protein: MANQNIGTVKWFNSEKGFGFIQLENEDQEFFVHHSEINSLNYGRSTLNDGQKVSFEIGKNDKGPQAKNVRAI